TTTATTTATTAATTTTATTCAATGCAGCAGCATAAATTAAAGGGAATATAATAGTTACATCACCAATAACCGAAACTAAATTTGAGCCACATTTAGCTTTTGACCAAGATTTAGCTTCTTCAAGAGGTGCTCCACTTAAACTTCCAGTTTCACTACGATCCATTGTAATTTGAATAGCTGCATCAACACCTCCTTTTAAAAGATTAGATGCTAAACAATAATGCTTAGGAAGTCCTCCTCCAAGAATTACAGCCCCAACAGCATCTGAATCAAAGACAATATCCGAAAGATCATGCATATCGGCAATAGCATCTATAACAAGATTATTTTCTTGAGTAAACATCCATAATTGTAAACCAAACATACTGTCAATTAATCCTGGTGCAAAAATAGGAACATTGTTTTCAGCAGCTACTTTAAGAATAGAATTTTCATCTTCAATTAAAAGTCCTATTTCATACAAGAAATCCTTAATAGAAATTATATTATGTTTATCACAAGATTTTGGATCGTTAAAATTTTTTTTAGCAATAGATTTAGTTATTTTATCAAAAAAAGTGATTATTTCTTTTTCAAAAACTTCAAAATCATCAGATTTAGTATAAACATCTCCAATTCTACCCATTCCAGCTTCATTTAATTTTTCATCATCAAAACCATATTCACGATAATGAGATCCACCAAAAGATTCTAAAAGATCATGAGTTATATTAGCTCCACTTGTTATTAAAACATCAATATGACCTCTTTTAATCATAGTAGAAATAACATTACGAAGACCTCCAGGAACAAGAGGTCCAGCTACACTTAAAAAAACCTTCATATCATCCTGAGAAATCATATTAGCTAAAAGTTCACAAGACCTTCCAACTCTACCAGCACCTAATACACCAGATGCAGAAAATTCATCAATAATATCGATAATTTTCATATCTTCATTAATATTCATTTGATTAACATTCATAATAAGCCTATTTTTTCTTTTTTGAAAATAATACAAATAAGATTTTGTTAGAACTTATTAATAAAAATTACTTTTATAAACTATAATTAAAAATAAAGAAGTAAAAATAGATAATAGAAATTAGAACAAAAAATATTAAAAATAATAACTAGTAAAAAAATAATAATTAATAAAAATAATAGTTTAATAAAAAAATAATAATTAATAAAAAATAGGTTAACTATTTCAATAATAACCTACTATTTAATAAAAAATTGAATGAAAAGTAGGATATACTAAGCTCCAAGACCTCCATATAACTAAATAGTTTAATAAGGAGGTTGTGATGGAAATAATTAATATAATTAAAATATCAAGTAAAAATGCTTTAAAATTATCAGACATACTACCACCTCCCTTATTTTTATATAGAAGAGAAGCCATTAGGTTTCGGACTTCTACAAAGATCAACAACTTAGGAGCTTAGTAATACAAAAATATAAATATGTAATAAAAAATATATAAATATTACTATAATATAGATTAGTAATAAAAATGAAAAAATTTAAATAATA
The Methanobrevibacter arboriphilus JCM 13429 = DSM 1125 DNA segment above includes these coding regions:
- a CDS encoding deoxyhypusine synthase, which codes for MNVNQMNINEDMKIIDIIDEFSASGVLGAGRVGRSCELLANMISQDDMKVFLSVAGPLVPGGLRNVISTMIKRGHIDVLITSGANITHDLLESFGGSHYREYGFDDEKLNEAGMGRIGDVYTKSDDFEVFEKEIITFFDKITKSIAKKNFNDPKSCDKHNIISIKDFLYEIGLLIEDENSILKVAAENNVPIFAPGLIDSMFGLQLWMFTQENNLVIDAIADMHDLSDIVFDSDAVGAVILGGGLPKHYCLASNLLKGGVDAAIQITMDRSETGSLSGAPLEEAKSWSKAKCGSNLVSVIGDVTIIFPLIYAAALNKINK